A region of Pontiella agarivorans DNA encodes the following proteins:
- a CDS encoding sulfatase-like hydrolase/transferase, with protein MKTRLLLMLSLLFSWSVLAADTRPNIVVIMSDDSGYTDLGCFGGEIDTPNIDKLAESGIRLSNFYSNGRCSPTRASLLSGLDCAKVGFGGGVVGDWVREMPYAAHRGRLPYDTPLLPELLKEAGYRTLMSGKWHMGGSLMKTRPGRREVWKQYHEGWELTDEEIEQDFLGLPLQRGFDEYFGLYGAQDSSFFVPGQYHPIMEGNENAKLNYDREYTMHCFSKRKDLPYTVNHGKTGKAWYATDGVTDRAIEMISDASGKEKAPFFLYLAYRAPHKPLQAPEELVQKYLKKYEDIRAIEAARAEGLKAQGLCDPDLDYKPAWFDVKKSDEFRLQMAIHAAMIEKVDENVGRLVESLRKKGELNNTLILYFSDNGNAAHLDSIFNTPYRGVKALLWEGGCKTHFIASWPGHIKPGTISHEQVWVGDVLPTCLELAGTEYPETFRGKKTEPLPSRSMLPVLEGKKRKPAEYLFFNDKGQQSVIWQGKWKLLIEPGWFTMTQEKPGIQYELYDLENDPSELKNVADVKPEIVKMLEEKCNTWIKEQGIVEYGKLLELRPGDNT; from the coding sequence ATGAAAACAAGGTTATTGCTGATGTTGTCGCTGCTGTTCAGCTGGAGTGTATTGGCTGCGGATACGCGACCGAATATTGTGGTGATTATGAGCGATGATTCCGGGTACACGGATCTTGGATGTTTCGGCGGCGAAATTGATACGCCCAATATTGATAAACTGGCCGAGTCCGGAATACGACTGAGTAATTTTTATTCGAATGGACGCTGCAGTCCGACCCGGGCTTCTCTGCTTTCGGGGCTCGACTGTGCCAAGGTTGGTTTCGGCGGCGGTGTGGTCGGAGACTGGGTGCGGGAAATGCCGTATGCGGCGCACCGCGGTCGTCTGCCGTATGATACGCCACTGCTGCCGGAACTGTTGAAAGAGGCGGGATATCGTACGCTGATGTCGGGTAAATGGCATATGGGCGGGAGCCTGATGAAAACCCGCCCGGGCCGGCGCGAAGTCTGGAAACAGTATCACGAAGGCTGGGAGCTTACCGACGAAGAGATTGAGCAGGATTTTCTGGGACTTCCGCTGCAGCGTGGATTCGATGAATATTTCGGGCTCTATGGGGCGCAGGACAGCTCCTTTTTCGTGCCGGGTCAGTATCATCCGATTATGGAAGGGAACGAAAATGCGAAACTGAACTATGATCGTGAATATACCATGCACTGTTTTTCGAAACGCAAGGATCTGCCCTATACGGTGAATCATGGAAAAACCGGAAAGGCATGGTATGCCACGGACGGCGTGACCGACCGCGCCATCGAAATGATTTCGGACGCTTCGGGAAAAGAGAAGGCTCCCTTTTTCCTCTATCTGGCCTATCGCGCTCCGCATAAACCGCTCCAGGCTCCGGAAGAGCTGGTACAGAAATATCTGAAGAAATATGAAGACATCCGCGCCATAGAAGCCGCACGTGCTGAAGGGCTCAAAGCGCAGGGCCTGTGCGATCCGGACCTGGATTACAAGCCGGCCTGGTTTGATGTGAAAAAGTCCGATGAATTCCGGCTTCAAATGGCCATTCACGCCGCGATGATTGAGAAAGTGGATGAAAACGTCGGCCGTCTGGTTGAATCGCTCAGGAAAAAGGGTGAATTGAACAACACGCTGATTCTTTATTTTTCCGATAACGGAAATGCGGCGCATCTGGACAGCATCTTCAACACGCCGTATCGCGGCGTGAAAGCCCTGCTATGGGAGGGCGGCTGCAAAACACACTTTATCGCCTCCTGGCCGGGGCACATTAAACCCGGAACGATTTCGCACGAGCAGGTCTGGGTGGGGGATGTATTGCCGACGTGTCTCGAACTCGCCGGTACAGAATATCCGGAAACCTTCCGTGGAAAGAAAACTGAACCACTGCCCAGCCGCAGCATGCTGCCGGTACTGGAAGGTAAAAAACGCAAACCGGCTGAATATCTGTTCTTTAACGATAAAGGGCAGCAGAGTGTCATCTGGCAGGGAAAATGGAAACTCCTGATTGAGCCCGGATGGTTTACCATGACCCAGGAAAAACCGGGTATTCAGTATGAACTGTATGATCTCGAAAATGATCCCTCCGAGCTGAAAAACGTAGCGGACGTAAAACCGGAAATTGTGAAAATGCTGGAGGAAAAATGCAATACCTGGATCAAAGAGCAGGGTATTGTTGAGTATGGAAAACTGTTGGAACTGCGGCCTGGGGACAACACATAA
- a CDS encoding alpha-L-fucosidase, which produces MKKNILILLGLFSASVMATTYQPVRESLAGHTAAPEWFQDAKLGIYFHWGPYSVAAYGSAWYPSAIYRPGSPENKYHTKKFGPVETFGYEKMIPLFTAEHFDPAEWAELFKKTGAKFAGPVAEHHDGFAMWDSEVNPWNAADMGPKRDVLGDLFDELKKCDMKTIATFHHARNGQRNRNKPERWAPDHVHKSFNSHYPYHPDYPTATTDPKLRKLFGNFETMDEFNQYWLDQLKEVIDAYSPDIVWFDSWMNMVPEEYRLNYAAYYFNHAEKTGQQVVTCHKHNDMPMSFSVLDFEQGGRREIHPMPWMTDITLGENRWMYVEGHSYKDAALVVRNMIDVWSKNGIVLLNVAPRADGVIDDEQRAILAKIGNWLSCYGEAVYGTRPFDIYGTGTASSSDSSHDGQSATVKYTAEDIRFTVSKDDKFMYIFFLGRPEPGAEVKIKALGRHRYTPRSAIKRVTLLGSGEEVAWNDDTYSLNFKLPDVEMNEISTVLKLELE; this is translated from the coding sequence ATGAAAAAAAATATATTGATTCTGCTGGGATTGTTTTCCGCCTCAGTCATGGCGACAACGTATCAGCCGGTACGCGAGTCGCTTGCCGGTCACACCGCGGCTCCGGAATGGTTCCAGGATGCCAAGCTGGGCATTTATTTCCACTGGGGGCCGTATTCGGTGGCGGCCTACGGCAGTGCCTGGTATCCGAGCGCGATCTATCGCCCGGGCAGTCCGGAAAACAAATATCACACGAAAAAATTCGGTCCGGTTGAAACGTTTGGATACGAAAAAATGATTCCGCTTTTCACGGCGGAACATTTTGATCCGGCAGAATGGGCGGAGCTGTTTAAAAAAACAGGGGCAAAATTTGCCGGGCCGGTTGCCGAGCATCATGACGGGTTTGCTATGTGGGACAGCGAGGTCAATCCCTGGAACGCAGCCGATATGGGGCCGAAACGAGATGTGCTCGGTGATTTGTTTGATGAGCTGAAAAAGTGCGATATGAAAACCATCGCCACGTTTCACCATGCACGCAACGGACAGCGCAACCGTAATAAACCGGAGCGGTGGGCCCCCGACCACGTGCATAAAAGTTTTAACAGTCACTACCCGTATCATCCGGATTATCCCACGGCCACAACCGATCCGAAACTCCGCAAACTGTTCGGCAACTTTGAAACGATGGATGAATTCAATCAATACTGGCTGGATCAGTTGAAAGAGGTGATCGATGCCTATTCCCCGGATATTGTCTGGTTTGATTCGTGGATGAATATGGTGCCGGAAGAATACCGTCTGAACTATGCCGCCTACTATTTCAACCATGCTGAAAAAACAGGGCAGCAGGTGGTGACCTGTCATAAGCATAATGATATGCCGATGAGTTTCAGTGTGCTTGATTTTGAGCAGGGCGGACGTCGGGAAATTCATCCGATGCCGTGGATGACCGATATCACCCTGGGTGAAAACCGCTGGATGTATGTGGAAGGGCACAGCTATAAAGATGCCGCACTCGTGGTGCGCAACATGATCGATGTCTGGAGTAAAAACGGCATTGTGCTGCTGAATGTGGCGCCGCGTGCCGACGGAGTGATTGATGATGAACAACGTGCCATTCTGGCGAAAATCGGAAATTGGCTTAGCTGTTACGGGGAGGCCGTCTATGGAACGCGGCCCTTCGATATCTATGGAACCGGAACGGCCAGCAGCAGTGACAGCTCCCACGACGGCCAGTCCGCCACGGTGAAATATACCGCCGAAGATATACGCTTCACGGTCTCCAAGGATGATAAATTCATGTATATCTTTTTTCTGGGCCGGCCGGAGCCCGGAGCCGAAGTGAAAATCAAAGCTCTCGGCCGTCACCGTTACACGCCGCGTTCAGCCATCAAACGTGTAACCCTGCTGGGCAGCGGCGAAGAGGTCGCTTGGAACGATGATACCTACTCTCTGAATTTCAAGCTTCCGGATGTGGAAATGAACGAAATTTCCACCGTTCTTAAACTTGAGCTGGAATAG